Proteins encoded together in one Paenibacillus segetis window:
- a CDS encoding thioredoxin family protein gives MAVNWSHKFGKGLSPKEFMEGMQRNKEAFQFGYESFAWQSDEDREFFESLNFRDDLRVLILAADWCGDVVRSVPVVFRALEVAGIETEVLILEDNQEVMDEYLTMGGRSVPIVIVTDTGGHVLGHWGPRPKKVQEIMIRFKQENPDREAPDYEEKMAVVRKQIGDKYEEGAGVNASVVEELRALISGF, from the coding sequence ATGGCTGTGAACTGGAGTCATAAGTTTGGAAAGGGCTTGTCTCCTAAGGAATTTATGGAGGGAATGCAGCGTAATAAGGAAGCTTTTCAATTTGGTTATGAGTCCTTTGCCTGGCAAAGTGACGAAGATCGGGAGTTTTTTGAAAGCTTAAATTTTCGGGACGATTTGAGAGTACTCATTCTTGCGGCAGATTGGTGTGGAGATGTCGTACGTAGCGTGCCTGTAGTGTTTCGGGCTCTAGAGGTCGCGGGGATAGAGACTGAAGTACTCATTCTCGAGGATAATCAAGAGGTTATGGATGAATACTTAACGATGGGCGGACGCTCCGTACCGATTGTCATAGTTACTGATACGGGAGGACATGTCCTGGGACATTGGGGACCACGGCCTAAGAAGGTTCAGGAGATTATGATCAGATTTAAGCAGGAGAACCCGGACCGAGAAGCACCGGATTATGAAGAGAAGATGGCAGTGGTACGTAAGCAAATTGGTGACAAATATGAGGAAGGAGCCGGAGTAAATGCAAGCGTTGTTGAAGAACTACGCGCATTAATCTCTGGATTTTGA
- a CDS encoding DedA family protein, whose protein sequence is MHILSSIIDQLFELIRGLGYFGIVLGLAVEVIPSEIVLAYGGFLVFKGDLNFYVAVFFGTVGALLQQLILYYIGRWGGRPFLDKFGKYIKIKPHHMDIAENWFNKYGSGIVFTARFVPVMRQVISIPAGIAKMSILRFSTLTLLASIPWSFLFVYLGYVLGNQWEDIHEKAAPYVTPILLVAVALLIVYLLYKWYSTKKKKGDA, encoded by the coding sequence GTGCATATTTTATCAAGTATTATAGATCAGTTATTCGAATTAATTCGCGGGCTAGGTTACTTTGGGATTGTATTAGGTCTCGCTGTTGAAGTCATACCAAGTGAGATCGTTTTGGCGTATGGGGGGTTTCTAGTATTTAAAGGTGATTTGAACTTCTATGTAGCCGTATTCTTCGGTACGGTAGGTGCGCTCCTTCAGCAATTAATTCTTTATTATATCGGAAGATGGGGCGGTAGACCCTTCCTCGACAAATTCGGTAAGTACATAAAAATAAAACCTCACCATATGGACATCGCGGAAAATTGGTTTAACAAGTATGGATCAGGTATTGTATTTACGGCCCGGTTTGTTCCAGTAATGCGACAAGTCATCTCCATTCCTGCGGGAATTGCCAAGATGTCAATTTTGCGTTTCTCGACGCTTACCCTTCTAGCCTCGATTCCATGGTCTTTCTTGTTTGTCTACCTAGGATATGTGCTAGGTAATCAGTGGGAAGATATTCATGAGAAAGCTGCGCCCTATGTTACACCGATACTTTTGGTTGCGGTTGCGCTGTTAATTGTATATCTTCTTTACAAGTGGTACAGCACAAAGAAGAAGAAAGGGGATGCTTAA
- a CDS encoding ABC transporter permease, producing the protein MKMTWLMYRKEMLEMVRSYKLLWIPVVFLLLGVMQPIVYFYLPNILAASGDLSAELVQNLPVPLPSEVMVNTLSQFSTIGLLVLVIAGMNIVSGERYSGTAALVLVRSVPSQYFIISKWLGQLTLLVISFTLGYSGAWYYTVQLMGPVHWQDGLAAGALYLLWFAFAQSLILLFSTLLRGSAAAVISLLIMAALSLSNSLVPSWFSWSPARLLSDAAAIFAGIDFSAVAALIVTTLGCLLCLAASTVLLRGQGIPDQP; encoded by the coding sequence ATGAAAATGACTTGGCTCATGTATCGTAAAGAGATGTTGGAAATGGTCCGCAGTTATAAGCTTCTTTGGATTCCTGTTGTATTTCTTCTATTAGGAGTGATGCAACCCATTGTTTATTTTTACTTACCGAATATTTTGGCTGCCTCGGGAGATTTGTCAGCTGAATTGGTACAGAATTTGCCTGTCCCTCTTCCTTCAGAAGTCATGGTGAATACCTTGAGTCAATTTAGCACGATTGGTTTGCTAGTTCTGGTTATTGCGGGGATGAACATCGTTTCTGGAGAACGATATAGCGGAACAGCGGCTTTAGTCTTGGTGCGCTCAGTTCCATCTCAGTATTTCATTATTTCTAAATGGCTAGGGCAACTAACTCTACTAGTGATTTCATTTACGCTTGGATATAGCGGAGCGTGGTACTATACGGTGCAACTAATGGGACCCGTTCATTGGCAGGATGGTTTAGCTGCAGGCGCGCTGTATCTACTATGGTTCGCATTCGCACAGTCTTTAATATTATTGTTCAGCACCCTGCTCCGTGGAAGTGCTGCTGCGGTGATCTCACTCCTCATCATGGCGGCATTATCACTTTCCAATAGCCTTGTTCCATCTTGGTTCTCATGGAGCCCAGCCCGTCTGTTGTCTGATGCTGCCGCGATATTTGCTGGAATAGATTTCTCAGCAGTAGCTGCGTTAATAGTAACAACTCTAGGATGTTTGTTATGTCTTGCCGCTTCGACTGTGCTCCTGCGTGGACAAGGAATTCCAGATCAACCTTAA
- a CDS encoding ABC transporter ATP-binding protein codes for MVMLEVKNLTKKFGSRTPVNGISFQLEAGSCTALLGPNGAGKTTTLRMLAGLINPTSGSIVFNGSSNKNMNENERGLIGYLPQHPAFYGWMTGKEFVVYVAGLSGMNGRKAASEADIALERVGLKDAARRRISGYSGGMKQRLGLAQVIVHRPQLLLLDEPVSALDPLGRREVMDLLSQLRQQTTVLFSTHVLHDAEEVCDRMMLLKDGDIVENGGLGELAEKYRQPLLTLEVEAGAEEKCKLWLRSFQDRKFVLESTVRRNTAVLTVSDVKLARYTILQEAASQDIPLLRFEAGTTSLEDMFMKVVKS; via the coding sequence ATGGTGATGCTTGAGGTAAAGAATCTAACTAAAAAATTTGGCTCACGCACTCCAGTTAACGGAATATCATTTCAATTGGAGGCGGGAAGTTGCACCGCACTTCTGGGTCCAAATGGAGCGGGAAAAACAACTACCTTACGGATGTTGGCTGGATTGATCAATCCTACTTCGGGGAGCATTGTTTTTAACGGATCGAGCAATAAGAATATGAATGAAAATGAGCGGGGACTGATTGGATATTTGCCGCAACACCCCGCATTCTATGGCTGGATGACAGGCAAGGAGTTTGTCGTATATGTTGCAGGGCTCAGTGGAATGAATGGAAGAAAAGCCGCTAGTGAAGCAGATATTGCTTTAGAACGCGTAGGTCTAAAAGATGCAGCAAGGCGGCGTATATCTGGTTACTCCGGTGGAATGAAGCAACGGCTAGGTCTTGCACAGGTTATTGTCCATCGTCCGCAGTTGCTGCTTCTGGATGAACCGGTATCTGCACTCGACCCGCTGGGGCGGCGGGAAGTGATGGATTTGCTATCGCAACTCCGCCAACAAACGACAGTCTTATTCTCCACACATGTGCTACATGATGCCGAGGAGGTATGTGATCGGATGATGTTGCTGAAAGATGGAGATATCGTAGAAAATGGTGGATTGGGAGAGCTTGCAGAGAAATATCGACAACCTCTACTGACATTGGAAGTTGAAGCTGGAGCCGAGGAGAAATGTAAGCTGTGGTTACGCTCGTTCCAAGATCGGAAATTTGTATTGGAATCAACTGTTAGAAGGAACACTGCCGTATTAACGGTCAGCGATGTTAAATTGGCGCGGTATACCATTCTACAAGAAGCCGCATCACAGGATATTCCTCTTCTTCGCTTCGAGGCTGGTACAACTTCGTTGGAGGATATGTTCATGAAGGTGGTTAAATCATGA
- a CDS encoding O-antigen ligase family protein, translating to MPGKEHMYIWWAGGGIVGTGLVVCLHNGLFYIDTRFSLLLISVWLVISAVVIAFCMTREVTLLPFRNGSLTQTNLLIWIYPFIIAALYSVHLVIGPQSFQATTEALLRWTFYGVFGVTLYRVGREKEGRRLLKMGWLAMGTLLVTTALATIYGILPLPHIILRTDNDEIAATGARLGGLLQYPNTFGMVMAVCLLERLMAIASLSVTDLSRKKLLIASGSTVLTLLIALCLLLTESRGAYVAAGVGWIAGWFLLRGDKRLIYLIQSGIVVIAAAFLAWQLTHAKLAPPLFSGLVSLVVVMAVVLMLSRMSTQVLNLRRRTYRYIMAYFCGGFSLLIAFVLLACGGLLLRLFRLGTLSARTVMYSDAWKLFKNAPWIGDGGDAWRKLFHSIQSKPYVGTEVHSGFLDILLDLGILGFLILMLGLFAIFTGLIKSRSILLPSCIVLVLHSAFDFDMSYGLVWMLLAWMVGLSFEESGVAKPLDRAYRGAGADVRLVRFIYGLLATLLLITGITGFRQAESLRLYTLANLSTQSITTVERVDLLQQSLTLDRSRTSTRLALASMSTPAAATTILIKGIHYDPGHPDLWLALGIAWAVQGDMRAIPALEHVANLDRYDREKQGAVLRNLVLLAMRLEGEHRFNEAQSAVSAGRRLYLRYAELENHLLKMNNPRNDRDFKLTEESQVWEKKLISIADLIANSME from the coding sequence ATGCCAGGAAAAGAACACATGTACATATGGTGGGCAGGTGGTGGGATTGTGGGGACAGGACTGGTTGTTTGTCTTCATAATGGCCTGTTCTATATAGATACGAGATTCTCGTTGTTACTGATTTCCGTATGGCTAGTTATTTCGGCGGTTGTAATCGCCTTTTGTATGACCAGGGAGGTTACTCTACTTCCGTTTCGCAACGGTTCTCTAACCCAAACTAATCTACTAATATGGATCTATCCATTTATTATTGCAGCATTATATAGTGTTCACCTTGTTATTGGTCCACAGTCATTCCAGGCTACAACAGAGGCCTTATTACGCTGGACCTTTTATGGTGTATTTGGGGTTACACTGTACAGAGTTGGAAGAGAAAAAGAAGGTCGCCGTTTGTTAAAAATGGGCTGGTTAGCCATGGGCACACTGCTAGTGACAACTGCGTTAGCGACTATTTATGGTATTTTACCGCTGCCGCACATTATTTTGCGCACAGATAACGATGAAATAGCGGCAACAGGTGCTCGTTTGGGGGGGCTTTTGCAGTACCCGAATACATTCGGAATGGTGATGGCGGTTTGTCTACTGGAGCGATTAATGGCAATTGCCTCGTTATCCGTTACAGATCTTTCTAGAAAGAAACTCCTAATAGCAAGTGGTTCGACGGTTTTGACGCTGCTTATTGCATTGTGTCTTCTGCTCACTGAATCACGCGGGGCTTACGTTGCAGCCGGTGTGGGGTGGATAGCAGGATGGTTTCTACTGCGTGGAGACAAGCGATTAATCTACTTGATCCAATCTGGTATCGTCGTTATAGCTGCCGCGTTTTTGGCATGGCAGCTTACTCATGCCAAACTAGCGCCCCCCTTGTTCTCCGGCTTGGTTTCATTAGTGGTTGTGATGGCTGTTGTTCTAATGTTGTCTAGAATGTCCACGCAAGTATTGAATTTGCGACGAAGGACTTATCGCTATATAATGGCCTACTTCTGTGGGGGCTTTAGTTTGCTTATAGCATTTGTTTTATTAGCCTGTGGGGGACTTCTATTGAGGTTATTCCGTCTTGGTACTCTGAGTGCTCGTACAGTCATGTATAGTGATGCATGGAAACTGTTCAAGAACGCTCCATGGATAGGGGATGGTGGGGATGCTTGGCGAAAATTATTTCATAGCATCCAAAGCAAGCCATACGTTGGCACAGAGGTACATAGCGGATTTTTGGACATCTTGTTGGATCTTGGTATTTTGGGCTTTTTGATTCTAATGCTAGGACTATTCGCTATATTCACAGGTTTGATTAAATCGCGCAGTATATTACTTCCATCATGTATCGTGTTGGTTTTACATAGTGCATTTGATTTTGATATGAGTTATGGGTTGGTATGGATGCTTCTAGCCTGGATGGTAGGCTTAAGCTTTGAGGAATCTGGGGTAGCGAAACCGCTAGACAGAGCATATCGAGGGGCTGGGGCTGATGTAAGACTAGTTCGCTTCATATACGGATTACTAGCCACACTACTTTTAATAACAGGTATAACGGGCTTTAGGCAAGCGGAAAGCTTGAGGTTATACACTCTTGCCAATCTATCTACACAAAGCATAACTACTGTAGAGAGGGTTGATTTACTACAACAGTCATTAACTTTGGATCGCTCAAGAACATCTACCAGGCTTGCCCTGGCGAGCATGTCTACTCCGGCAGCAGCTACAACCATATTAATAAAGGGGATTCATTATGACCCTGGTCACCCCGATCTATGGCTGGCACTGGGAATAGCATGGGCTGTACAAGGGGATATGCGCGCTATACCAGCATTAGAACATGTAGCGAATCTGGATCGTTACGATCGTGAGAAACAAGGCGCGGTGTTAAGAAATCTAGTACTGTTAGCCATGAGGTTAGAAGGAGAGCATCGTTTTAATGAAGCGCAGTCAGCTGTATCAGCAGGTAGAAGATTGTATCTTAGGTATGCCGAACTGGAGAATCATTTGCTCAAAATGAACAACCCTCGTAATGATCGTGATTTCAAATTAACAGAGGAATCCCAAGTTTGGGAAAAGAAACTCATCTCCATAGCTGACCTAATTGCGAACTCTATGGAATGA
- a CDS encoding MBL fold metallo-hydrolase: MLKIETFSLGPLQTNAYLLRGEDESKAIIIDPGTNPSSLIRKIEGLEIEAIVLTHAHFDHIGGVDEIRKLKKCPVYVHALESDWLTTPKLNGSLMWPDVTSPVMTDPAEYDLAEGQRLKLIGHEFTVYHTPGHSPGSVSLLCGNDLFGGDVLFKLGVGRTDLPGGREADLYDSIRNKLFRLGDEVKVYPGHGPKTTIGYERANNPYVN, encoded by the coding sequence ATGCTAAAGATTGAGACATTCTCCCTTGGACCATTACAGACGAATGCATATCTGCTTCGTGGAGAAGATGAGAGTAAAGCGATTATTATTGATCCAGGTACGAATCCAAGTTCGTTAATACGCAAAATTGAAGGACTTGAGATAGAAGCAATTGTACTGACACACGCTCATTTTGACCATATCGGTGGTGTGGATGAAATACGTAAATTGAAGAAATGCCCGGTGTATGTACATGCTCTGGAGAGCGATTGGCTAACAACGCCGAAGTTAAATGGTTCTCTCATGTGGCCTGATGTCACATCACCTGTGATGACTGACCCGGCTGAATATGATTTGGCAGAAGGTCAGCGTTTGAAGCTAATTGGTCATGAATTCACCGTTTATCATACACCTGGGCATTCTCCAGGTAGCGTGAGCTTGTTATGTGGTAATGATCTATTTGGTGGAGATGTTTTGTTTAAGCTAGGAGTTGGACGGACAGACTTGCCAGGTGGGCGAGAGGCTGATCTATATGATTCTATTCGTAACAAGCTATTCCGCCTTGGAGATGAGGTTAAAGTATATCCAGGACATGGACCTAAGACGACGATTGGATATGAACGTGCGAATAACCCTTATGTCAATTAA
- a CDS encoding DUF6483 family protein codes for MLRRDYLVRMIEEMTEMIGKVFGLKQERKFIEALWEIDDLYKDQFRLNSNLLRSLSARDITEMFRSGGVVEADKLQSLAYIIKEEANIYYAMGKHDEGVTRFMKALHLYLTASLNGADRSLWNLDEEVKELLLHLKGYRLPTDTDRLLFRFEEEAGRFDQAENVLFRLLQDEAIPPEEGIVFYDRLLVLEPQILEQGGLPLSEVKEGLAELQSRFLLTDI; via the coding sequence ATGTTACGTAGGGATTATCTGGTCCGCATGATTGAAGAAATGACAGAGATGATAGGCAAAGTATTTGGCTTGAAACAAGAGCGTAAGTTCATAGAAGCTCTATGGGAAATCGATGACCTATATAAGGATCAATTTCGTTTGAATTCGAACTTGCTACGTTCACTATCTGCCAGAGATATAACTGAAATGTTCCGCAGTGGCGGTGTAGTGGAAGCTGATAAATTGCAGAGCCTGGCTTATATAATTAAGGAAGAGGCAAATATTTATTACGCTATGGGGAAGCATGATGAAGGGGTAACGCGCTTTATGAAGGCACTTCATCTCTACTTAACTGCGAGTCTAAACGGTGCCGACCGTTCGTTATGGAATTTGGACGAAGAGGTTAAGGAGTTGCTATTACATTTAAAAGGTTATCGTCTACCTACGGATACAGATCGACTTCTGTTTAGGTTCGAAGAGGAAGCGGGACGTTTTGACCAAGCTGAGAACGTACTATTTCGTCTCCTACAAGACGAAGCGATTCCTCCAGAAGAGGGAATTGTATTCTACGATCGGTTATTGGTACTCGAACCTCAAATATTAGAGCAAGGAGGACTGCCTTTGAGTGAAGTCAAAGAGGGCCTGGCGGAACTACAAAGCCGGTTCTTATTAACTGACATTTAA
- a CDS encoding YxlC family protein — MSLNGNKDDLQNDVVDRLLEDLRKLDQVVQHSSSPSVETWEGIVQEQWKLTKRKRIGETILFCMVALLLISGGYTFIFSAPWLLAVIQVIGLAVAVGILVFDRSTHREERS, encoded by the coding sequence ATGAGTCTTAATGGGAATAAGGATGACCTCCAAAATGATGTTGTTGATCGGCTGTTGGAAGATCTGCGTAAGCTAGACCAGGTTGTTCAGCATAGCAGTTCTCCATCGGTCGAAACTTGGGAAGGCATTGTACAGGAACAGTGGAAGTTAACCAAGCGAAAGAGGATAGGGGAGACAATTCTGTTTTGCATGGTTGCTTTGCTATTGATTAGTGGAGGGTACACATTCATCTTTTCTGCTCCTTGGTTGTTGGCAGTTATTCAAGTCATAGGTTTGGCAGTGGCCGTTGGTATTCTAGTGTTTGATCGTTCCACTCACAGGGAGGAAAGATCATGA
- a CDS encoding dehydrogenase, whose amino-acid sequence MGTNLGKHQNNLPSPRKIRRGCNKELYRTIKRLGVYVPEERLEEGEALYYKKVIGNLMWIVENRSNRKLLADWWDGEVCDELATLWEVDAANLSKAFRAAFGG is encoded by the coding sequence ATGGGAACAAACCTTGGGAAGCATCAAAACAACCTCCCTTCTCCACGCAAAATCCGTCGCGGCTGCAACAAGGAATTATACCGAACAATCAAACGGCTCGGTGTTTACGTCCCGGAAGAGCGCTTGGAAGAAGGCGAAGCATTGTATTACAAAAAGGTCATCGGCAATCTGATGTGGATCGTAGAGAATCGCAGCAATCGTAAACTACTTGCGGATTGGTGGGATGGTGAGGTCTGCGATGAACTAGCAACACTTTGGGAAGTAGATGCTGCGAATCTGTCAAAAGCATTTAGGGCGGCCTTCGGCGGTTAG
- a CDS encoding PLDc N-terminal domain-containing protein, which translates to MEGIKWGLIAPIIVLQLILAVIGLISLAKAESNSIRGPKWLWVIIILFGNILGSIVYFTIGRKEY; encoded by the coding sequence ATGGAAGGAATAAAATGGGGTTTAATTGCACCGATTATAGTGCTGCAGCTAATACTTGCCGTAATAGGTTTGATTTCACTTGCCAAAGCAGAATCCAATTCCATACGAGGACCTAAATGGTTATGGGTCATCATTATTTTGTTCGGAAATATCCTTGGGAGTATCGTCTATTTCACAATTGGAAGGAAAGAGTATTAA
- a CDS encoding alpha/beta fold hydrolase — protein MDNIEVNGTTMAYQEQGEGETVVLLHGFCGSSDYWERVQPLLAKQYRVICPDLRGHGSTDAPMGAYTIEQMADDIVGLLEKLGVEKYTLLGHSMGGYVALSLAQRYAVHLNGFGLIHSTGYPDSEEAKEKRLKAVSAIGADGITKFVDGLVPGLFAPGNIEALSEEVNRVKEIGYKTPPQGASGAALSMRERIDRRDVMSSTTLPLLLVAGESDQVIPLERLFTTEGDNVMKAVIKGAGHMSMYEAPDQLVAVILDFLRKTSKQEN, from the coding sequence GTGGATAATATTGAAGTCAACGGAACAACAATGGCGTACCAAGAGCAAGGGGAGGGCGAAACGGTTGTTTTGCTTCACGGATTCTGTGGTAGTTCCGATTATTGGGAGAGAGTACAGCCGTTACTCGCTAAGCAATATCGGGTCATTTGCCCGGATCTTCGTGGGCATGGTTCCACTGATGCACCAATGGGTGCTTATACAATCGAACAGATGGCTGATGATATCGTTGGATTGCTGGAGAAGTTGGGGGTAGAGAAATATACGCTACTCGGTCACTCCATGGGTGGTTATGTTGCCTTATCTCTAGCACAACGTTATGCGGTCCATTTGAACGGCTTTGGCCTAATCCATTCAACGGGATATCCAGATAGTGAAGAAGCGAAAGAGAAACGGCTTAAGGCGGTTTCAGCTATCGGTGCTGATGGAATAACCAAGTTTGTGGACGGCCTGGTACCGGGATTGTTTGCTCCGGGTAATATCGAGGCGCTGTCGGAAGAAGTAAATCGAGTGAAGGAAATTGGATATAAGACGCCTCCACAAGGGGCATCGGGCGCCGCACTCAGTATGCGTGAGCGAATTGATCGAAGAGATGTCATGTCTTCAACGACACTTCCACTGTTACTTGTAGCAGGTGAGAGCGATCAAGTGATTCCGCTTGAACGGTTGTTTACGACCGAAGGAGACAACGTCATGAAGGCGGTTATCAAGGGAGCGGGGCATATGAGTATGTACGAAGCCCCAGATCAGCTTGTTGCTGTTATCCTCGATTTTTTACGGAAAACTTCGAAACAAGAGAACTAA
- a CDS encoding ATPase produces MLRLGEKIVIVGDAFEQNLPVGEYGYLIAYDRNPDNAFDYVVRSPKTGRNYFVPSSDIESEEQLIEQEVERTTQEALIDYALATHNEKLFSQIMNGESDDADEDEEPTKEVMSQAEFIKQVNLRAWI; encoded by the coding sequence ATGCTACGTTTGGGAGAAAAAATTGTTATCGTCGGCGATGCCTTTGAGCAGAATCTTCCTGTTGGGGAATATGGCTACCTTATTGCTTATGATCGTAATCCGGACAATGCTTTTGATTATGTCGTTCGGTCTCCTAAGACAGGTCGCAACTATTTCGTTCCATCAAGCGATATTGAATCTGAGGAGCAGTTGATCGAGCAAGAGGTAGAACGAACGACTCAGGAAGCATTGATAGATTACGCGCTAGCTACGCATAACGAGAAGCTATTCTCGCAAATTATGAATGGCGAGAGCGACGATGCGGATGAAGATGAGGAACCAACAAAGGAAGTTATGTCTCAGGCCGAATTCATCAAGCAGGTGAATTTGCGAGCATGGATATAA
- the sigY gene encoding RNA polymerase sigma factor SigY, protein MPQEKDWIKKAKKGDSAALALLIQEHYSFVFKYLVKVTMDPRTAEDLTQDTMLKCMENIARYDGSSAFSSWLITIATRLFIDKKRRRKREQQWLANEGNTRLIRWHFEMNQEEWPELLELLAQLSEEQRIAILLKHYYGYSYDEIGAILAIPAGTVKSRVAYGLRELRKELDQHES, encoded by the coding sequence GTGCCTCAGGAAAAAGACTGGATAAAGAAAGCCAAAAAGGGTGATTCTGCGGCGCTTGCCTTATTAATACAAGAACATTATTCTTTTGTGTTTAAATATTTGGTCAAAGTCACAATGGACCCAAGAACTGCAGAGGACTTAACACAAGACACGATGCTTAAATGTATGGAGAATATTGCACGCTATGATGGTTCTTCTGCTTTCTCATCTTGGCTTATTACGATCGCCACACGGTTATTTATTGATAAGAAACGCCGTAGAAAAAGAGAACAGCAATGGTTAGCGAATGAAGGAAATACTCGTTTGATACGATGGCATTTTGAGATGAATCAAGAGGAATGGCCCGAATTGCTTGAGTTGCTTGCTCAATTATCTGAGGAACAGCGAATCGCGATCTTATTGAAGCACTACTATGGGTATTCTTATGATGAAATTGGGGCCATCTTAGCTATTCCAGCCGGAACGGTCAAATCACGCGTTGCTTATGGATTACGTGAATTACGAAAGGAGCTTGATCAGCATGAGTCTTAA
- a CDS encoding class I SAM-dependent methyltransferase: MESLRNLVHQLAEQGTLISATLSQRRKSEDNSYTKVLIKPVELKKNLHYQFAYHYTNKVTHENIPAVNFEDRLMELFHGVFRQGLICTPEADYQVLISKKYKVSILTKSPTKKLATLTHNRQKQYILEEGRPISFLIELGIMNADGKVLAKKYDKFKQINRFLEMVQDVLPHLPSDRPLTILDFGCGKSYLTFALYHYLSVEQRRKLKIVGLDLKADVIEHCRTLAKTLHYHDLEFLVGDIADYDELSQVDMVVTLHACDTATDAALEKAVRWNASVILSVPCCQHELFAQVNSPVLEPLLSHGILKERFSALATDGIRAKLLDLMGYKTQLLEFIDMEHTPKNILIRAVKAPGGDKAALWQEYTAFRDFLNASPYLERACRDLLPESP; the protein is encoded by the coding sequence ATGGAATCACTAAGAAATCTTGTGCATCAATTGGCGGAGCAGGGGACGTTGATCTCTGCCACGCTTAGTCAGCGTCGCAAATCGGAGGATAACAGCTATACTAAAGTGTTGATCAAACCTGTTGAACTGAAGAAAAATCTTCATTATCAATTTGCTTACCACTATACAAACAAAGTAACACATGAGAATATTCCAGCAGTGAATTTTGAAGATCGTCTGATGGAACTATTTCATGGAGTCTTTCGGCAAGGTTTGATATGTACGCCAGAAGCTGACTATCAGGTTCTGATCAGTAAGAAGTATAAGGTATCCATCCTGACGAAATCCCCAACTAAGAAATTAGCTACACTCACACATAACCGCCAGAAGCAGTATATTTTGGAGGAAGGTCGTCCTATTTCTTTCCTTATCGAGCTGGGTATTATGAATGCCGATGGGAAGGTACTGGCTAAGAAGTATGATAAATTCAAACAGATCAACCGTTTTCTTGAAATGGTTCAGGATGTCCTCCCTCACCTTCCTTCAGATCGTCCTTTAACGATTCTTGATTTTGGCTGTGGCAAATCGTATCTGACGTTTGCGTTATATCATTATTTGTCGGTGGAACAGCGCAGAAAACTGAAAATTGTCGGCTTAGATTTGAAGGCTGATGTTATCGAACACTGTCGAACGCTGGCGAAGACACTGCATTATCATGATTTGGAGTTTCTTGTTGGTGACATAGCGGACTATGATGAATTAAGTCAGGTCGATATGGTGGTCACTTTGCACGCCTGTGATACGGCAACGGATGCCGCTCTGGAAAAGGCCGTTCGCTGGAATGCCTCCGTTATTTTATCCGTACCTTGTTGCCAACATGAATTATTTGCTCAGGTGAATAGTCCTGTACTTGAACCACTCTTATCGCATGGAATTCTTAAAGAACGTTTCTCAGCTCTTGCAACGGATGGGATTCGGGCAAAGCTGTTGGATCTGATGGGTTATAAGACGCAACTATTAGAGTTTATTGATATGGAGCATACGCCGAAGAATATTCTGATTCGGGCAGTTAAGGCGCCAGGTGGTGATAAAGCCGCGTTGTGGCAGGAATATACAGCATTTCGCGACTTTTTGAATGCTTCCCCCTATTTGGAACGGGCTTGTCGCGATTTATTACCTGAGTCCCCATAA